The sequence below is a genomic window from Trichosurus vulpecula isolate mTriVul1 chromosome 5, mTriVul1.pri, whole genome shotgun sequence.
TCCATGAGAACAAGAGTCGTTTCATTAATTTTCTTCGTGTCTCTACaatagctatgtggcacagtggatcaagtgttggacctggagtcaggaagacttgagttcaaatccaccctcataTACCTATTAtccgtgtgaccctaggcaactcacttcacctctgcctacctcagtttcttcctctgtaatatAGGGATGATaaccatagcacctacctcccagggctactgTGCGGTTAAAATAGGaggatatatgtaaagcactctgcacactttgaggcactctataaatgccagcagttcttggcacataatagaggcttaataaatatttatttattgaaggCATGTTTTAGGTGATTGGgtattgctttgtttttattgggggtggggcggAGCAAGAAaagtagacctgtgatttcattcatgtaggAAAATCCTAGTGCAAAGCAGCACCTGCTCAGCAACCTATAATCTTAAAGAACTGTCTTCAGTCCTGAGACCTTAAGTCAATTCTCTGAGTCACCCAGCCAGCATATGTCTTGAGTAAAACTTGAGCCCAGGTGCTCCTGACAAAGAGTCTGGGTCCTAATCTACTACGCCATTTTTCTAGGGGTACAAAGATGCAAATTTGTGCCTTCAATGATCTGACATCGAACTGGGAATAGAAAATGTGTCtcgagctgagttttgaaaggaatggaaaagcaagaaaaaaaagtcaggccATGACTGAAAAAGCCTTTTGAATATAATCATCTGAGGTGAATCCAGTGAGTCTGTCAATGGGGACAGAGTTGTGGTCAGCTAAAGCCCATGATGCATTTCAGCTGGACTGTGAGAGGCAGCCACTCTAGGTTTCTGAAGAGGGTGAAGATGGAATAGCAAGTAACCCTGTTTCTCCATCACTTCGAAGGTGACAAAGTGCTTTTCCCTTGGTAACCTCCTGAGGTCGGCAGAGAAAATACTATTATCTCCgttgtatttatgtgtgtgtgcatgtatatgtacatatacacactgcacgtatttattaagtatatactgcatacacacacacacacacacacacacacacacacacacacacacacacaaacattgcACCTTTTTCCTAGATGAAGAAAGCAAGGTTAAGAGAGGTAACCGACTTTGCCATAGTCACCCTTGTCAATAACTGAGGTGTATCTAACTATTCTTTGCAGGATGGACACGGAGGCCAGTAAAAAGGGTTGCAACAAGGAGTTTAGAGCCCAAGACAGGGGCTATTCTTGTGGCCATGGGTGTGagtatgaaaacaaaagacaaggaaAGGTAAAATTATACTGAgtgaatgttggacttggaattgagaagagctaagttcaaattctgcctcagacacataccagtTGTtcgatcctggacaagtcacttgatttcgcATGGCTTtagtacctcatctgtaaaatgaagaagtcagTCTGCAGAATACCATTCAATTAACTATGAAATATTATAGAGGAAAATATGAAAAGGCTTATGCATGAATGAACTAGGTAGGTAGtaggggaagagaaaatgagaagatgAAAAGTCAGTGCTTATAACAGTGCCAAAATAGTATAAGTACATAATGAAATAtctttttacttcctttcttccttccttcattccttcttttctttcttcctttctaagtCTTATGTGTCTATATCACAAACAGCAATATTGGTAATGCTCAGTATCATTTACTGATATTATTCGCTTCAGAGCTGAATTCTCCTCATGCAGCCTCATGATAATGCAGCATCTTCTTCAGAGCCATTCTCAGTTTTGAGCTGTTCAGGATCAGGAAGGCAGGATGGATGGAGATGCCAGCATAGGTCACTACCTCCCAGATCCAATACTGAGAGCTGCAAACCGAAAAAGGTACAGTAATGTGGAAGATAACAGGCATAACATATGACATACagacaatgagaaagaagaagagtgACTTCAGGGTTGTGATGTGGACCTGCATACTCGAATCCCAAGGACCAGCACTATGGTGCTGCATGTTTCTCAAGTGTCGGCACAGGGAGGAAATGAGCAAGATGGTGGaggcaaggaagaagaaaaaaggaattaacaaaataaacatttgcAATGGTAGGAAAAATTTCATATGGAATGCAAGTGCCCTATCATCCAAAGTGATCTTTCCTGAGTAATTCCCACCAACTGGCAGTTGGAAAACAAGATAGGTCTTTACCAAAGACGGGATCAATATCGATGTGGATATCAGTAGGGACCACAACAGTAGCCAGGGGACAAATCGGGAAATTCTCCACTTCAGCCAGAGGAAGATGGGGTGAGTGAAGGAAGAAATCTTCACACAGTAGAAAACAGCAAGCCAGGTGGTGAACCAGAATGTGGTCGCATTAGTAAAATTCCAAAAAATGCTAGTGTATATAGTGCCATTAATTGAGAAGAAATATGTGTAGAAGTTGCTAAGAACTGCTGTCCACTGTAGAAAGAACCGGGAGATACCCAGGCTGGCCAAGATCATGTCCCCAGGGGGCAGGCTCCAATATTGCACCCACTCCCTGCCCAGTACTATGATGATGAAACCATTTTCTATGATTCCTGCCATAGactccaagagaaagaagatCATGAAGAAGAGAATGAGTAGGCTGGGCATTCTTTCTCTGCTGAGTATCTGCTGGTACTCTGATGCTCCAGGAAACCTTACCCAGAAGAGATCGGATAGCAGGCAAGACTCCCCAAGGGTTCAGCAGGAACCTTTGCTTTATGCAGAAGCACagcaagaagaaacagaagaggagcaggaggacACTATGTGTGCCTAATGTGGATTAGAAAAGAATCCTGCCATTCTATGGATGCAAATCTGAAATAGATCACTCACTGAACCCACTCTCTATTTGTTTATCCTAGATTTGCCTGTCCCTGACCAGAGCCAGTGCCAAGGAAATATCTGAATATAAGCTACTGATTTTGGCACCTTTCAAGAACTCCTAAAAATGCATACTTGTTCTCTGCCCATCCTGCTTCCCTCCCTTGTCTAGCTAAAAGGCTCCCCCAGATCTTCCACTTCTCATGTTCTTGTGGTAACGCCCTCATCTACCAccctcccaccacccccactATTAAACATCCTCCTGTCTATAGTGTAAATACTTGGTTGTCCATTCATGCCCTGGATTCGTGCATCTATTTTGCTCTCTGTGACTAGTGTATCAAGTCTTATTTTGTAGGTGTCAGGTTGACATTGAACCACTTATTGCATCTTTTTGAGCCCTGCCATTCAACCAGTTCACAATCTGCCTAATTGCACAATCACTCAACCcacctctctccatcttttccaccaGAATAGTATTAACACCTGGGCATTAATTTGTTCCTGATTCCAGTCAGTAGCAAGGCCCTAGGGCAATGTAAAACAGGACCAGTGAGTTTCTgtgaagagaaaagcaaagagatAGGATAGGTTTCTGTTCAGAGAAAAACTATCCCAAGAGGTTAAGTATAGGAGTGTGAATGTTTTGAGTAACTTAAAGGGAGAATGGGGTGGTGGGGTGGCATGGAATGAAGGCACAGACTTCCTCTACTTCATTTCACCCAGGGACAACTCTGTCCTATTAGTAAAATGAGAAGCAATGCAATACAATGGAAAGCACGCTGGATATAAAATTGGAAggtctgtattcaaatcctgactctaccagTAACTTctcaacatctctgggcctcagttttctcacctgtaaaatgagggggttgtactaCCTgatctctgagggcccttccaactttaaatcaatGGTTCTGTTCCCTTAGGGTTCTATTATAATAGTTCAGATCAGCCAATTCAGGAATTGAGATAAGGGATGGTATGACAGCAGTAGTGAGAGGACATCAAGAGAGCAAAGTGGAAGAGGGTCTGTCAGCACAAACAGCCCACTCTATATATGCCTATGAAAGAGAGTTAAGGGAGGATGAAGGACAAATTTCAAAACAAACAAGGACAAAGGGGAACTAAAGAGGAGACAAATGGGAATACTTGCATCTCTACCCACATATGTATGTTCTGAAAGCTAAGCCTAGGCACATTGTGGGTCAGTATCCAGTCAAAATCACATCTCATGACATTACCAACCAACCAGAGATTACATTTATCTAAACCAAAGAACATTTACTTAGCACAGCAAAATAAGTGACAAGAAAAATTTTCATATACACAGGGCTGCCATATTTCCAATGAGGGAAAGGATGCAAAAAGTTCATCATCAGGGTAACTCATGTTTCTAATGCTTGTTGCCCTACAGAGCAACCAATATCATTTGGTTGTATCATCAGGGGAGGTGCTTTCTTCACTGAGCTGAGGTTCCTTGTGAATCTATTGTCATTCCATCTTGATCTCTGCTAAGGAGCTCTACTGAATGGCTGTCACTGAGTTGCCATTTACTGGTCTTCTCCCCAATTCTTTAGTTCATCTCCCCAGGACTATTACAACTCTTTTGTGACTAGACTCCCTAGTCAACTATCCCTAGCCTGCTAACAACAGAAGTCCTTAGGAATTTAAGCCTGTTTTTTAAATCAACCTATTTCTTCCTCATCTGCCATTCCACGATCCCAAgctactatctcatttgagtttagaaatttcctttccttccaggaCCTTCCTAGTGATCTCCAAGTCACCTGGGGGTCTGGCCACCTGGATCTGGATGCTCTGTTTTCCCTCCAGAACCTAACCATTTCTCAGTCCAGGATCTGGCTACCGCTGTTGAGGTTTAGATGTCCTGGGAATCTAAAATTCAAGGGCAAacaaagaatttgactcaagctttctTTCCATGAGAGACAGGGTTTATTAAAACACGGGTTGGGATAcgtgagattttaagaatctgagcaaaTAATGGGGGGCAAGATAgaccttatatacagaaagaccatgggaagatctggatgtgatctaggagtggccaagtagtcttcAGTGACTGGGAGAAGGGGTCTAGGTGGAATTCAGTGGAGGAAGTGGCTGTAGGTGATCTGGAAGTAACAAACAATGAAGAGCAAGTCTAGGTTAgaggtaacaaagaactggagattGGGACAGGGTCAAAGTCACAATGCAAGGTTTATACTGAAATAAGCCACAGGCATATGGCAGGGCCATATTGGAGAGTTCAGGGAAAGTTGAGGGGGAGGGGCCAGTTTCCAGGACCTATACTTTGTCACAACCCATCCAACCTCCCCACACCCACATCATGTCTTTTCTCCAAGTGCTTCATAATGATTTCTATGAGGCCTATATCAATTctgtgagaaatgaatatttctttctCATATCTAATAAGTAATTATATTATTAGGAACAAGGttttacttcctcatccagaaaccaagCAATATGGGGAATCTCTCTTAGAGATTTACCCAGTTCAAGATCTattcagacagtaaaagaaattctaagtttagacTAATGGGagtattcctgctcattgtgtttccTTAGCCAGGTCTGAGGAAATGTAGAGTCTCCCTATTAtgaagacaggtgatatggaaattaacatctctttgaccaagatttgagtgacctaagtCACCCACCCCAAGATATCCAACCTCCCATTTGAATACCAATCAGGGTTGAGTAGGCACCCCTCAGGAGCACCTCCTTTTCAAACAGCATATAAACCATGACTCCAGCACCATTTGGGTGGGGTCTTTGGTCTTAGGGAGACAGACAAAATATCCTTTCAGTAATAACTTGCTggtcttattaataaaattattcaattacccagaaactatgtttcTCAAAACTTTAAATCATCACAGTTCAGGATACTACTATCAACCTCTagattctttcctccctctaagACCTTCCAAACAATCCCTACATCAGCCCAAGATCAAATCTTCAATCCCTAAGGCCTTCTTCAGGGCTCCAGAGGTCATCCTTGCCTAGAAACATCTTCAAAAgccatctcctgactcctgaccAGGTTCAACCAGGCTATACCTTTCCCTGGTCCTCACTGCCCCAAGGTAGATTCTACAGGACCCAAATATCACCACTTGCCATGAGGTTAGATCTTGAAGGAAAGCTTTGAATAGTCAGTCTAACCACCTGCTTCTTAATAGAATGCTTTGCAACCACAGAACTCTATCTGGAATTATTCCTCAATAATTGGCATAATCCAGTTTCTTCATACTCTTATCCATACAGTTCTGAACACCAACACCTGATGTGCAAACCCATTCCCCATCTCCAACTTCTTGCTCCGTTACTGCTGTCCCTGTTATCTCTATTCCCCAAGTATTCCACTCCAGAGCTACCTGTCTCACCCATATGGTCTATGAaatactgtgttggtaagcaaaatgggctccttagcacttagttcaacaagtgcccttgaagagtttggcttttgtttgctttgagtaattcagtgtatttcattgagtcttactaagtgctaagccccaggcccaaacccctattagatgtaaaacctatgtgggtgtggattggcaactaaggtggggcccaaggtggggcctactccagggagggcctagtttacatgccTGGGACAGAAGatgctcttagaccacgtgggtttaagtcacctctttgtgatgattttaggtcacatgggtgagtcgcatgtgtgactcacccctgacaccgaaaaagatgtaaaaccagggcttggcctcctcttccttggagctcctctctacagcagtggtggtgcgtgactctgggccagcccttgttctgagctcccgggctgaacctagatgttggtaacaatgaatctgtatttggtctgtctgttgatgtttgtaatttgattgtattttgctctgaagttcagtgtgctggctttttcccctgaactaagtgaataatatttgtgtgctgaattaaagtaagcttgccaaccccttcaccttgctttccttagttaagcagatcaaaagaacctgtgctgttggcagctttctgggtgctggctgtgagtggatcttatacccccacaaaagctgctggccggattgttgaaacaaataccTGTTCCATAATTAACAAATTGATTTTCACcttaaacttttttgtttctcactctttccttcttctggctctcactgagcCCTAGTTTCCACCTGATAACTTTCACCCCCTGGACACCCTTTCCAGTAGTGGTAGACTTTACTCAtacctttctctttgtcttctatTTACATGCTACCAAATAAAGCTGGAGATGATCATGATGAAACCATGCTAATTTGGTCCACTACAAAAGTATGATACATTATCTCAATTGGGCCTTTGCTGCAGCTAGGCAATCATTTTGCATCCTCTTAATCAATTTGTTATCCCATTCACCACAATGGTTGCTAtaaacactctcatttctccttatGCCTTCTAAAGTTTCTCTTCCCAATACCACTAATTTGAAAACCTCAGCCcatacttcacagaaaaaattgagGTTCTTCACTAagaatttcttcttctctcttcccatgtCTCATCACTTAGATGTATTCTTTCACTATTTTTTCCACCCATCTCTCATAAAGAGGTGGCCTTTTTCCTTGCCAAAGTGAATCCCTTAACAtgtacccttgatcctatcatcTCTCATCTTCTCAAGCAGATTGCCTCCctatcatctctccctttctccttttcgaTCTGTCTTCTCATCTCCTAGCTTTTCCcatgctgcctacaaacatgccaatGTACCACCCATCCTTACCTCTCACTTAATCTGACCATCCCTGGTAGCTAACACTCtagatctctctttctcttcttggcTAAATTCCTTTAGAATGTCATCTGTATAAGGTGCTTCCACATCCTCTACTCTCACTCCATTCAAAACCCCCATAATCTGACTTCTGATAACATCATTTGactaaaactgttctctccaaagttaccaatgaccttTTAATCACCAAATCTAATACCCTTCTCTTGGGCCTCATTCTTCTTGAATTCTCTGGAACTGTTGAAACTGTCGGTTTCCTTCTGCACCTGCATATTTTCTCCTCTATAGAGTTTTTTGATACTATtctgtcctggttcttctcttgcctgtatgaaaacattttttcagTTCTCCTTGCTAGATCTCCATCTACA
It includes:
- the LOC118849854 gene encoding taste receptor type 2 member 134-like encodes the protein MPSLLILFFMIFFLLESMAGIIENGFIIIVLGREWVQYWSLPPGDMILASLGISRFFLQWTAVLSNFYTYFFSINGTIYTSIFWNFTNATTFWFTTWLAVFYCVKISSFTHPIFLWLKWRISRFVPWLLLWSLLISTSILIPSLVKTYLVFQLPVGGNYSGKITLDDRALAFHMKFFLPLQMFILLIPFFFFLASTILLISSLCRHLRNMQHHSAGPWDSSMQVHITTLKSLFFFLIVCMSYVMPVIFHITVPFSVCSSQYWIWEVVTYAGISIHPAFLILNSSKLRMALKKMLHYHEAA